The following nucleotide sequence is from Mycobacterium sp. 3519A.
TTGGGCGCCGCAGGCATGCCTGCCGGGTTCCCCGACCTGTCGAACATGCCCAAGGGTCTCGACGAGCTGCCGCCGGGTCTTGCCGACATCGACCTGTCGAAGTTGAAGTTCCCGAAGAACTGAGTGCGGGCGAGGTCATCGCGATGGACGACGCATTGTTGCTGCAGCACCGCGACGAGCGCGGCGTCGTCACGCTGACGCTCAATCGGCCGAAGGCTCTCAACGCGCTGTCGGAGTCGATGCTCGCGGCGCTCGGTGAGGCTTTCGACGGGCTCGCCGACGACGAGTCGGTACGAGCCGTGGTGCTCGGCGCGTCAGGCCGGGCCTTCAGCGCAGGCCACGACCTGAAGGAAATGCGCGCCGAGCCGTCGCTCGAGTACTACCAGCGGCTGTTCGCGCAGTGCTCGGCCGTGATGCTCGGGATCCGTCGCCTACCGGTGCCGGTGATCGCCAGGGTGCAAGGTCTTGCCACCGCAGCGGGCTGCCAGCTCGTCGCCATGTGCGATCTGGCGATCGCGAGCAGCGACGCGCGCTTCGCCGTCAACGGCGTCGACGTCGGATTGTTCTGTTCGACGCCGGGCGTCGCGTTGTCCCGCAACGTGCCGGCCAAGGCCGCCTTCGAGATGCTGGTCACCGGCGACTTCATCTCGGCCGAGGAGGCCTGCGCGAAGGGTCTGGTGAACCGTGTCGTGACGCCCGACGCGCTCGACGATGAAATCGAGGCACTGGTCACGCGAATCGTCGCGAAGCCGCGCGTCGCGCTCGCGCTGGGTAAGAGCCTGTTCTACCGCCAACGTGAAGAAACGATCGAGTCTGCGTATGAGGATGCCGGTGCGACGATGGCCTGCAACATGATGGACCCGAGCGCGCTGGAAGGCGTGCAGGCTTTCATCGAGAAGCGTCCGCCGAACTGGTCAACCACCTAGCGTGCGGCTACATGTGCGCGGCCGCGGGCTCCCGGACGGGGAGCCGGTCGAGTGGTGGATCGTCGACGGCGTATTGAGCGCCGAACCGGTCAGTGACGCGGAGACCATCTTCGGTGCTGACGGGGCTGGTGGATGGGTGCTGCCCGGGCTGGTCGACGCGCACTGCCACGTCGGCCTGGGCCAGGACGGCGAGGTCCCGCTGGACGAGGCCGTCGCGCATGCCGAGACCGAACGTGACGTCGGCGCGCTGCTGCTGCGTGACGCCGGGTCGCCGACCGACACCCGCGGCTTCGACGACCGCGACGACCTGCCCCGCATCATCCGTGCCGGCAGGCACCTGGCCACGCCGAAGCGCTATCAGCGCGGATTCGCCCTCGAGTTGGAGGACGAATCGCAGTTGCCCGACGCGGTCGCCGAGCAGGCCCGCTGGGGCGACGGCTGGGTCAAGCTGGTGGGCGACTGGATCGACCGGGAGACCGGCGACCTGGCGCCGCTGTGGTCCGACGACATCCTCAAGCAGGCAATCGACGCCGCCCACGACAACGGCGCCAGGGTCACCGCCCACGTGTTCAGCGAGGACGCGCTGCCCGGCCTGATCAACGCGGGCATCGACTGCATCGAGCACGGCACCGGACTGACCGACGAAACCATCGAGTTGATGGTCGAGCACGGCACCGCGCTGGTGCCGACGCTGATCAACGTCGAGAACTTCCCCGGCATCGCCGCCGCGGCGCAGAAGTACCCGACCTACGCTCGGCACATGCGCGACCTCTACGCCAGTTGCTATCCGCGGACCAGCGCCGCGCTTGACGCAGGGATTCCGATCTACGCGGGCACCGACGCAGGCAGCACGGTGGCGCACGGCCGGATCGCGGACGAGATCGAGGCGCTCAAGCGCATCGGGATGAGCCCGACCGAGGCGCTGGGCGCCGCATGCTGGACAGCTCGAGAGTGGTTGGGGCGTCCCGGAATTCAGCACGGCGCGTCGGCCGATCTGGTGTGTTACGACGACGATCCGCGCTCCGGCGCCGAAGTGATCAACAATCCCGCCCGCGTCATCCTGCGGGGCCGCGTTTTCTAACGCTCACCGGTATTGGCTGAAGCCCCAATCCAGCAGGCCGATCGCCTGGCCGTACATGTCGCCGTCGCCGTACATCTGCACGACGACGAGACGGTGGCCGTTGCGCTGGGCGGCCCCGACGAACGTCTGTTGCGCGAGGTTGGTGAACCCGGTCTTGCCAACGAGGGTGCCGGGGTAGCGCTTGAGCAACTGGTTCTGGTTGGCGATGGTCTTCGGCCCGTCGTCGGTCGGGAACAGCGACGACGGTTGACGCACGATCGCGGCGAAGGCCGGATAGCGCAGGGCGGCGCGGTAGATGAGGGCCAGGTCGTACGGCGTCGTGATCGACTCCATCCCCGGGCCGTCGAGGCCCGACGGCGAGGATGCGTCCGTGTTCCGAGCGCCCAGCGCGGCGGCCTTGGCGTTCATCCGCGCAACGGCGGACTGGTAGCCGCCGAGGCCCTCGGCGAGCGTGTTGGCGGCGTCGTTGCCCGACACCAGCAGCAGGCCGTCGAGCAACTGCCGCACGGTGTACGGCCTGCCCGCCTTGACCCCGACGCACGAACACTCCACGTCGGTGTTCGCGGGCGCCGCAGTGATCACCGCGTTGAGCGGGAGCTGGTCCAGCACCACCATCGCGAGCAACGCCTTGATGGTGCTGGCCGGTGCGTGCGGCTGATATGGGTTGCGGGAGGCCAGGATTCGACCGTTGTCGAGGTCGGCCAGCAGCCATGCCTGCGCGGGTCCCTGGGGAAGATCGACCGCGCCTGCCGGTTGGATACCCGGCTCAGAGGCTGCCGGGGCGGCGACCAGTACGGCCGCGGACAGCGCGATGCTCCACGCGGCCAATAACTTTCGCACGGCCGCCGAGCGTACTCAGCTCGTTCGCCGGTGAGGTCTCGGATGCGTTGCGATTGCGCAACTCAAAGCGTGCCGATGCCTGCGCCTGGGCTCTGGGCGAAGCCCCAGTCCAGAAGCCACGACGCTTGATCCCAATACGTCGGACCGCCTTCTTTGATCAGCCCGTACATCATCGCGATCACCAGTCGTCGACCGCCGCGGTCGGCGGCCGCGACGAACGTCTTCTTGGCCGCATCGGTGAACCCGGTCTTTCCGCCGATCGCGCCGGGGTAGCGGTGCAGCAGTTCGTCCTCGTTGACCAGTTGCTTGTCGCCCGCACCGGAGGGGAACATCGCCGTCGGCTGCGCAGTGATCTGAGCGAACGTCGGGTTGGCCATCGCGGCGCGGAAGATGATCGCAAGGTCACGCGGGGTGGTGGCACCCGATCCGGCGGGCCCGTCCAACCCGGACGGTGTCGTGGCGTGGGTGTTCACCGCGCCGAGCGACGCGGCCTTGGCGTTCATCTTCGCGACGGCCGCGTCGTAACCGCCGATCATGTCGGCCAGCGCGTTGGCGGCGTCGTTACCCGACGCCAGCAGCACCGCGTCGAGCAGTTGGCGCGCCGTGTAGGTGCCGCCCGGCTTGATGCCCACGCAGTTGCACTCGACCTGCGTGTCGGCCGCGGTGCCGACCACCGTCGCCTCGAGGTTGGGCAACTCCTCCAGCGCGGTCAGCGCCAGCAGCGTCTTGATCGTGCTCGCGGGCGGGTGCGCGACGTCCATGTCGCGGCCTGCCAGCACCTGTCCGGTGTCCATGTCGGCCACGATCCAGGCAGGCGCGGGACCGTCGGGGATCGGCACGCTGCCCACCGGTTGGATGTCCGCGTCGGCCGCGGCAACCGGCATGACCGACAGCGTGACCAGACTCAGGCAGGCGGCCAGCGCCGTGACGAATCTCCCCATGGAGTCTGCAGCCTAACCGGGCCGCTTCATCGTGTTCAATCGACGCATGCTGAGCCTGGAGGAGATCTCGGACCGGTTCGAGATCCAGCAGTTGCTGATCGATTATTCGACGGCGATCGACAGCCGACGCTTCGACGATCTCGACCGGGTGTTCACCCCGGACGCCTACATCGACTACCGGGCGATGGGCGGCATCGACGGTCATTTCCCCGAGGTGAAGGCGTGGCTGGCGGACACGCTGCCGAAGATCTTCGCCTCGCATGCGCACATGCTCGGCAACTTCGACGTGCGCATCTCCGGTGATACCGCGTCCTCGCGCACCTTCTGCTTCAACCCGATGGTGTTCGCGGGAGACAACAATCAGGTGATGTTCTGCGGGCTGTGGTACGTCGACGACTTCGTCCGCACCCCCCAGGGCTGGCGCATGAGCCGGCGCGTCGAGGAGAAGTGCTTCGACAACGTGGTCTAGTCACCCCTCTGGCGTGCTAGGGCCGCTTTCGACATCACGGCTGTGGAATCGGGCATTCCGGTGTCAGCCACGACCCTGGTGTCGATTTCGGCCATGGGACCGCGGGTCGGTGTTCCTAGGTGGGTCGCCTGCCGATGAGCAGATAGCGCGGTATTGGCTTGTCCTCGATCCGGCGCTCCTCGACCTGCAGGCCTGATTCTGCAAGTGCCGCGGCGATTTCGGCGACTGGGCGGATGGTGAACCCGTGCTTGACGAACGGTAGTCGCGCCATCACGTCCGGATCACCGATGCCGACCACCGCGCGGCCACCGGGCCTCAGTACACGGGCGAGCTCGGCGCACGCCACGTCGAGCTCGGAGATGAAGTACACGGTGTTGACGGTGATCAGCGCGTCGAGGACACCGTCCTCGAGCGGAAGCTCGATCAGCGACCCGTGCGCCAACCGCAGCCGACTGTCACCGCCGAACGCCGACCTGGCTCTGCGCAACATGTCGTCGGCGATCTCGATACCGTGCACGACGCCGTCCTCGCCGACTGCGGTCAACAACAGTTGCAGGCCGGCGCCGCCGCCGAAACCGATGTCCGCGGCGACGTTTCCGCGCTGGATCTCGGCCGCATCCACAGCCGCGGCGATGGCTTTCGAATTGCCGCGGTTGAGCGATCGCGCGACGAACGGACTCAGGATGCCGTGTGGGCGGCCCAACTGTCCGGCCACCACCGCCAACATTCGCTCATGTAAGGACGTCATGGTTTGTCATCTCAGCACTCGGTGCATCGCCCTCTTGATCGGATCCGACAGATACACGGAGACGAACACGTTGAAGATGTCTTCGCGTCCAGTCCTTGGTGTCCAGGTAGCGGCAGCACCGCGCCTTCAACTGCTTGATCGCCTCGATCTCCATCAGGGCGGTGGCATCGTCCATAGCCGAAGCGTGACACGATTTCCGCTGGGAGCGGCTGTTCTGGCACAATGAGCGGCTGTCTGCCATGCGACTACGGCTGCATGGCGGTCACACACGTAAGGCAAAACCGGATCCGGGCATCCCGCCCGCGATCGCCGAATTGCAGCGTGGCAACCACAGGAGATCGTTTCATCATGGCTGTCAAGATCAAGCTCACCCGGCTTGGCAAGATCCGCAACCCCCAGTACCGCATCGCCGTCGCCGACGCGCGCACCCGCCGCGATGGCCGCGCCATCGAGATCATCGGCCGCTACCACCCGAAGGAAGAGCCGAGCCTGATCGAGATCAACTCGGAGCGGGCCCAGTACTGGCTCGGCGTCGGCGCCCAGCCCACCGAACCGGTGTTGCAGCTGCTGAAGATCACCGGCGACTGGCAGAAGTTCAAGGGTCTGCCCGGCGCGGAGGGCACGCTGAAGGTCAAGGAGCCCAAGCCGTCCAAGTTGGATCTGTTCAACGCCGCGCTCGCCGAGGCTGAGGGCGGACCGTCCACCGAGGCCACCACGCCCAAGAAGAAAAAGGCTCCGGCCAAGAAGGCCGCCGAGAAGGCCGAGGCCGCTGAGGCTGAGGCCCCCGCTGAGGCTGAGGCGCCGGCCGAGGCTGCCGCTGAGACCACCGAAAGCTGACCGCGGCCATGAGCTCTGTCGTCGTTGACGCCGTCGAGCATCTGGTCCGCGGGATCGTCGACAATCCCGACGATGTCCGGGTCGACATGGTGACCAGTCGTCGCGGCCGCACCGTCGAGGTGCATGTGCATCCCGACGACCTCGGCAAGGTCATCGGCCGCGGTGGTCGCACCGCGACCGCGCTGCGCACGCTGGTCGCCGGGATCGGCGGCCGAGGCATCCGCGTCGACGTGGTGGACACCGACCAGTAAGGGTCGTATGGACCTGGTAGTCGGGCGGGTCGTCAAAGCGCACGGCGTCACCGGCGAAGTGGTCGTCGAGATTCGCACCGACGACCCCGATACCCGCTTCGCGCCTGGTTCGACGCTGCGCGGCAGGCCATCTCGCGGTGGTCGCGAAAGCCGGTACGTCATCGAGTCGGTCCGCGACCACGCCGGACGGCTGCTGGTGCGGCTGGCCGGGGTGACCGATCGCGATACCGCGGATTCCTTGCGGGGCACCGTATTTCTCGTCGACTCCGCCGACCTGCCGCCGATCGACGATCCCGACGAGTTCTACGACCACCAACTCGAAGGGCTGCACGTGGTGACCACCGCAGGCGTGGCCGTCGGCTCGGTGGCAGAGGTATTGCACACCGCGGCAGGCGAATTGCTGTCGGTGCGAAACGACGACGGTGAGGTGCTGGTGCCGTTCGTCAGCGCCATCGTGACGTCGGTGTCGCTGGCCGACCAGACGATCGTGATCGACCCGCCCGAGGGCCTGCTGGAGCTGGGCTGACATGCGAATTGACGTCGTCACGATCTTCCCGGGTTATCTGGATCCGCTGCGACAGTCGTTGCCCGGCAAGGCGATTGAGGCGGGCATCGTCGACGTCGCGGTACACGATCTGCGCCGGTGGACACACGACGTGCACAAGTCCGTCGACGACTCGCCGTACGGCGGCGGTCCAGGCATGGTGATGAAGGCACCGGTGTGGGGCGAGGCGCTGGACGAAATCTGTTCGGACGAAACGCTGTTGATCGTTCCGACCCCGGCGGGACGACTGTTCACACAGGCCGACGCGCACCGCTGGAGCACGGAGAAGCATCTGGTGTTCGCATGCGGCCGATACGAGGGCATCGACCAGCGGGTCATCGACGACGCGGCACGCCGGATGCGTGTCGAGGAGGTGTCGATCGGCGACTACGTGCTGCCTGGCGGTGAATCGGCCACGCTCGTGATGATCGAGGCGGTGGTGCGCCTGCTGCCCGACGTGCTCGGCAATCCCGCGTCGCACCAACAGGATTCGCATTCGAACGGGTTGCTGGAGGGGCCGAGCTACACCAGGCCGCCGAGTTGGCGCGGCCTTGACGTGCCCGAGGTGCTGCTGTCGGGTGACCACGCGAAGATCGCGGCGTGGCGCCACGAGCAGGGACTGCAGCGGACGCGGGAGCGCCGCCCCGACCTGCTGGACTAGATGTACTGACCACGGACGTTGGTGACGGCGTGGTGAGGTGACAAGACGAAGACCTCCGAGTGGAGTGCGAGCTGTCTAGGAACGCTCACCGATCTCGGAGGTCTTCGTGGTTCACCGTAATGCCCCTCTGTCCGAAACCGGTCGTCTGCGGCTGGCTCAATGCGTCGTCGATGACGGGTGGTCGCGTCGTCGCGCGGCTGAACGCTTCCAGGTGTCGGTGACCACCGTCTGTCGGTGGGTGGATCGCTATCTCGAGCTGGGCGAGGCCGGGATGGCCGACCGCAGCTCACGGCCGCATCACAGCCCCAATCGCACGCCGGTACGGACAGAGCGGCGCGTCATCGGGGTGCGTGTCACCCGACGGTGGGGGCCGGCCCGGATCGCCTACCTGCTGCGGTTGAACGTCTCCACGGTGCACAACGTGCTGCGCCGTTACGGCATTGCCAAACTGCGTTGGCTCGACCGCGCGACCGGGCGCGTGGTGCGGCGCATGGAATCGGCCGCATGTGGTGATCTCGTGCACGTCGATGTCAAGAAGCTGGGCAAGATCCCCGCCGGCGGCGGTTGGCGCATGCTGGGCCGGCAGGCAGGTAAGCACAACACGCAAGCCGATAAGAGTTCGGGACGGCGCAGTAAGTACCGCAATCCGGTGCGGGGCTACCACTTCCTGCACACGGCTCTGGACGCGCATTCGCGGCTGGCCTACTCCGAGATGCTGGCCGACGAACGCAAGGAGACCGCGTCCGAGTTCTGGGGACGCGCCAACGCATGGTTCATCGAGCAAGGAATCATTGTTCAAAAGGTGTTGACCGACAACGGATCCTGCTACCGGTCACACGCCTTCCGCAAGGCGCTGGGCGACGACATCGAGCATCGCCGCACACGGCCGTATCGGCCGCAGACCAACGGGAAGGTGGAGCGATTCCACCGGACCCTCGCCGATGAGTGGGCCTACGCCCGGTTGTACACCAGCGACGAACAGCGCTGCCAGGAGTACCCACGGTGGCTGCACAACTACAATCACCACCGCGGCCACACAGCACTCGGGGGTCAACCACCAGCCAGCCGTGTACCTAACCTCTCAGGTCAGTACAACTAGATCCGGCCGCCCGGGAACATCGTCTTGACGGCCTGGGTGATCGTGTTGCGCGCGGTGACGTCGTCGACGGGCTGCATCGAGGCGATGGCCATCACGTACCGACGGTCGGGTCCGACCACGCCGGTCGACCAGTGCACCCAATTGGCGCCGTTCCAACAGCAGAACCAGCCCTGCTTGACGGCCACCGGCTCGGCGAACAGCCCCTCGGGGATCCCGAACCGCTGCGGATAGATCCCGCCTGGCTGAGTGCCGTCCGGCGCAGTGGGCGTCGACGCTGCCAGGTTGGCCATGATGAGGTTGGCCCGCTCCGGGGGCAACCCGCCCTTACCGGACAGCAGCTTGTCGTAGTACTCGACGAGGTCGGCTGTCGTGCTCGTGGTGTTGAACCACCGCCCGTTGTACGGCGTCGAGGTCGACGCCAAGCCGTAGCGCGCGGTGACCCGCGAGACGATCGCGCTGCCGCCGCTGCGATTCCAGAAGACCTCGGCGGCGCTGTCGTCGGAAGACCGCAGCATCGCGTCGAACGCCTGCCGGTCGGCGGGGGAGAGCTGGGTCTGGCCCTGAGCCTCCTGCAGCAAGAGGTCGTCGGCGATGAACAGCTTGACCACCGACGCGATCGGCATCGCCTCGCCGTTGCCGTTGGACAGGATCTGCCCGGTGTTGCGGTCGAGAACGGTGATCGTGATGTCGGCGCCGGCCTTCGAGGCCTCGGCGGTGGCCTGCCGGATGCGGTCATCCAGGCCGGTGAACGTCGCGGCGGGCTCGTCGGGCGGCGACTCCGGCAGCGGCGCCCTGGTGCCCATCGGCGCGACGACCGTCAGTTGCGGCGGCGCGGACTCGGCGGAGTCGCCGTACACCTTTGCTTCACAACCAGCGATCAGGGGGACCGCAACGACGACAGCTGCGGTCGCCGTGACCAGTTTCGGCGGCCGCCCTCGCATGGTCCTCCTTGCCGATTTGTCACCCCCTGACGGTGGTCAAGCCTAGCCGCTGACCGTACTCAGCGTATGGTTAGTTGGCCTTGGCGTTTCGGGGGTCGGCCGTGACGATTTCAGGGATCGACGCCGATCTGGCACAATTGAGCAGTTGTCCGCGCAGGCCCAGTTTGCCCGCCGCGCGACGCCCCAGATAGGCCCGACAGACCGGCTCGGCGACGCGTCACCTCGTGACCCACTGTCCGCAGCCGCCAACAACAAGGAAGTGTCTCCGATGAACACGCTGGACTTCGTCGATCAGACGTCGCTGCGCGACGACATTCCGGACTTCGGCCCCGGCGACACCGTCAACGTGCACGTCAAGGTCATCGAGGGCTCCAAGGAACGCATCCAGGTGTTCAAGGGTGTCGTTCTTCGCCGCCAGGGCGGCGGCGTCCGCGAGACCTTCACCGTGCGCAAGGAAAGCTACGGCGTCGGCGTCGAGCGCACCTTCCCCGTGCATTCGCCCAACATCGACCACATCGATGTCGTCACCCGTGGTGACGTGCGCCGCGCCAAGCTGTACTACCTGCGCGAGCTGCGTGGCAAGAAGGCCAAGATCAAGGAGAAGCGCTGACTTCGCGCATCGGAGTCTGATCCTTGGAAAGCGACGAGCGCGGCGGTGAGCGCCGTGCTGGCTACCCTGATGCGGTGACCGACTCTACGGACCCTCAGGACTTGACTTCTGATCCTTCGCCCGAGACCGCCGAATCGGTCACCGACGAAACAACGGAAGAACCCAAGAAGCGCGGCGCGCTGCGCGAAGCGGCGATCCTGATCACCATCGCGGTGGTCCTCTACTACGTCATGCTGACGTTCGTCGCGCGGCCGTACCTGATTCCGTCCGAGTCGATGGAGCCCACGCTGCACGGCTGCACAGGCTGCACGGGCGACCGGATCATGGTCGACAAGGTCACCTACCGGTTCAGCACGCCGGAGCCCGGCGATGTGATCGTGTTCAAGGGCCCGCCGAACTGGAACATCGGCTACAAGTCGATCCGCTCCAAGAACACCGCGGTGCGCTGGGTGCAGAACGCGTTGTCGTTCGTCGGTTTTGTGCCGCCCGACGAGAACGATCTCGTCAAACGGGTCATCGCGGTGGGCGGGCAGACCGTGCAGTGCCGCGCCGACACCGGACTGACCGTCGACGGCAAGCGGCTCGACGAGCCGTACCTGGATCCGACGACGATGATGGCCGACCCCAAGCTGTATCCGTGTCTGGGTCCCGAATTCGGCCCGGTGCACGTGCCGGAGGGCAGGCTGTGGGTGATGGGTGACAACCGCACGCACTCGGCCGATTCGCGTGCGCATTGCGGCAATACGCCCGAAGCCGCCCAACAGGGCCTCATCTGCACGGGCGACCCGATGCCGGGCACCGTGCCGGTGGACAATGTCATTGGAAAGGCACGGTTCATCGCCTGGCCACCGTCGCGGTGGGGTGGAGTCCATGCGGTGAACCCGCAGACTCAGTAGCTCACTAGGGGGAACCTGCTCTTGCCGGCGACATGGCCTCCGCGAACGGTGATCCGGAAGTCCTCGGGCCTGCGCACCCTGGAGTCCGCGCTGTACCGTGGCGGGCTCGGCCCGGTGGCGGGTGTCGACGAGGTCGGCCGCGGCGCATGCGCGGGCCCGCTGGTGGTCGCCGCGTGTGTGCTGGGACCCAACCGGTTGGAGAGCCTATCGGCGCTCGACGACTCCAAGAAGCTCAACGAGAAGGAACGTGAGCGGCTTTTCCCGCTGATTAGCCGCTACGCGCTGGCGTATCACGTGGTGTTCATCCCGTCGGTCGAGGTCGACCGACGCGGAGTGCACGTCGCCAACATCGAGGGCATGCGCAGGGCGGTGGCGGGCCTGTCGGTGCGGCCCGGGTATGTGCTTTCCGACGGGTTCCGGGTACCCGGTCTGCCGATGCCGTCGCTGCCGGTGGTCGGTGGTGACGCGGCCGCGGCGTGCATCGCGGCGGCCAGCGTGTTGGCGAAGGTGAGCAGGGACCGGCTGATGGTGAAGATGGAATCAGAGCATCCCGGCTATGGATTCGCCGACCACAAGGGCTACAGCACCCCGGCCCACAGCGCCGCATTGGCCGAACTCGGACCGTGCAGCGAACACCGCTATTCGTTCATCAACGTGCGGCGGCTGGTGGCGGTCGAAGGCGAGCTGGTACCGGACGATGCGCTCGACTGGGAACCCGAGCAGCAGAGCCAACTGGGGTAGGGGAGAATGGACTCGATCGATATGAAGGACAGCTGAGCAGATGAGTGCCGAAGATCTCGAGAAATATGAAACCGAGATGGAGCTCTCGCTCTACCGCGAATACAAGGACATCGTCGGGCAGTTCAGCTACGTCGTTGAGACCGAGCGGCGGTTCTACCTGGCCAACAGCGTGGAGCTCGTGCCACGCAACTCCGACGGCGAGGTCTACTTCGAGCTCCGGCTGGCCGATGCCTGGGTGTGGGATATGTACCGGCCCGCCCGCTTCGTCAAGCAGGTGCGGGTGATCACGTTCAAGGACGTCAACATCGAAGAGGTCGAGAAGCCCGAACTGCGGCTGCCCGAATAGTCACCCGAATGCGCCGCTGGGGATGGTCAGCGGCAGGTCGACCGAGCTGAGCAGGCCGGGCCGGGCCGCCACCACGTACGGGATGGCGTTGACGACGCGCATCGCGGTCGCCACCATGGCGCCGGCCCCCGACGTCATGCTCTCGATGCCCGCGCTCCTGCGGTCGCGCACGGTGGCCGTCATCGTGCAGTCGATGTCGGGTTGGCCGGTGATCACCACCCGGTAGCCGAGGGCGCCCGGCAGGGTGGGCCAGTCCGGGGCGACGTCGGGTGCGAGCCGGGTGACGTGTTCGATGACGATCGCCTCGCGTCCGTCGACCACGCCGATCGCCTGCATGCGCAGTGCACCGCAGGTGCCCGCTTCGACGGTGCCCATCGACACCTGAAGCGTCCGATCCGTCACCGCGCGGTCCAACGTCTCGCGCACCTGAAGCACCTGCACGCCC
It contains:
- a CDS encoding enoyl-CoA hydratase, which produces MLQHRDERGVVTLTLNRPKALNALSESMLAALGEAFDGLADDESVRAVVLGASGRAFSAGHDLKEMRAEPSLEYYQRLFAQCSAVMLGIRRLPVPVIARVQGLATAAGCQLVAMCDLAIASSDARFAVNGVDVGLFCSTPGVALSRNVPAKAAFEMLVTGDFISAEEACAKGLVNRVVTPDALDDEIEALVTRIVAKPRVALALGKSLFYRQREETIESAYEDAGATMACNMMDPSALEGVQAFIEKRPPNWSTT
- a CDS encoding amidohydrolase family protein, which translates into the protein MRLHVRGRGLPDGEPVEWWIVDGVLSAEPVSDAETIFGADGAGGWVLPGLVDAHCHVGLGQDGEVPLDEAVAHAETERDVGALLLRDAGSPTDTRGFDDRDDLPRIIRAGRHLATPKRYQRGFALELEDESQLPDAVAEQARWGDGWVKLVGDWIDRETGDLAPLWSDDILKQAIDAAHDNGARVTAHVFSEDALPGLINAGIDCIEHGTGLTDETIELMVEHGTALVPTLINVENFPGIAAAAQKYPTYARHMRDLYASCYPRTSAALDAGIPIYAGTDAGSTVAHGRIADEIEALKRIGMSPTEALGAACWTAREWLGRPGIQHGASADLVCYDDDPRSGAEVINNPARVILRGRVF
- a CDS encoding D-alanyl-D-alanine carboxypeptidase family protein → MRKLLAAWSIALSAAVLVAAPAASEPGIQPAGAVDLPQGPAQAWLLADLDNGRILASRNPYQPHAPASTIKALLAMVVLDQLPLNAVITAAPANTDVECSCVGVKAGRPYTVRQLLDGLLLVSGNDAANTLAEGLGGYQSAVARMNAKAAALGARNTDASSPSGLDGPGMESITTPYDLALIYRAALRYPAFAAIVRQPSSLFPTDDGPKTIANQNQLLKRYPGTLVGKTGFTNLAQQTFVGAAQRNGHRLVVVQMYGDGDMYGQAIGLLDWGFSQYR
- a CDS encoding D-alanyl-D-alanine carboxypeptidase family protein, yielding MGRFVTALAACLSLVTLSVMPVAAADADIQPVGSVPIPDGPAPAWIVADMDTGQVLAGRDMDVAHPPASTIKTLLALTALEELPNLEATVVGTAADTQVECNCVGIKPGGTYTARQLLDAVLLASGNDAANALADMIGGYDAAVAKMNAKAASLGAVNTHATTPSGLDGPAGSGATTPRDLAIIFRAAMANPTFAQITAQPTAMFPSGAGDKQLVNEDELLHRYPGAIGGKTGFTDAAKKTFVAAADRGGRRLVIAMMYGLIKEGGPTYWDQASWLLDWGFAQSPGAGIGTL
- a CDS encoding nuclear transport factor 2 family protein, with translation MLSLEEISDRFEIQQLLIDYSTAIDSRRFDDLDRVFTPDAYIDYRAMGGIDGHFPEVKAWLADTLPKIFASHAHMLGNFDVRISGDTASSRTFCFNPMVFAGDNNQVMFCGLWYVDDFVRTPQGWRMSRRVEEKCFDNVV
- a CDS encoding methyltransferase domain-containing protein encodes the protein MTSLHERMLAVVAGQLGRPHGILSPFVARSLNRGNSKAIAAAVDAAEIQRGNVAADIGFGGGAGLQLLLTAVGEDGVVHGIEIADDMLRRARSAFGGDSRLRLAHGSLIELPLEDGVLDALITVNTVYFISELDVACAELARVLRPGGRAVVGIGDPDVMARLPFVKHGFTIRPVAEIAAALAESGLQVEERRIEDKPIPRYLLIGRRPT
- the rpsP gene encoding 30S ribosomal protein S16, whose translation is MAVKIKLTRLGKIRNPQYRIAVADARTRRDGRAIEIIGRYHPKEEPSLIEINSERAQYWLGVGAQPTEPVLQLLKITGDWQKFKGLPGAEGTLKVKEPKPSKLDLFNAALAEAEGGPSTEATTPKKKKAPAKKAAEKAEAAEAEAPAEAEAPAEAAAETTES
- a CDS encoding RNA-binding protein, with product MSSVVVDAVEHLVRGIVDNPDDVRVDMVTSRRGRTVEVHVHPDDLGKVIGRGGRTATALRTLVAGIGGRGIRVDVVDTDQ
- the rimM gene encoding ribosome maturation factor RimM (Essential for efficient processing of 16S rRNA) — its product is MDLVVGRVVKAHGVTGEVVVEIRTDDPDTRFAPGSTLRGRPSRGGRESRYVIESVRDHAGRLLVRLAGVTDRDTADSLRGTVFLVDSADLPPIDDPDEFYDHQLEGLHVVTTAGVAVGSVAEVLHTAAGELLSVRNDDGEVLVPFVSAIVTSVSLADQTIVIDPPEGLLELG
- the trmD gene encoding tRNA (guanosine(37)-N1)-methyltransferase TrmD — encoded protein: MRIDVVTIFPGYLDPLRQSLPGKAIEAGIVDVAVHDLRRWTHDVHKSVDDSPYGGGPGMVMKAPVWGEALDEICSDETLLIVPTPAGRLFTQADAHRWSTEKHLVFACGRYEGIDQRVIDDAARRMRVEEVSIGDYVLPGGESATLVMIEAVVRLLPDVLGNPASHQQDSHSNGLLEGPSYTRPPSWRGLDVPEVLLSGDHAKIAAWRHEQGLQRTRERRPDLLD
- a CDS encoding IS481 family transposase — its product is MVHRNAPLSETGRLRLAQCVVDDGWSRRRAAERFQVSVTTVCRWVDRYLELGEAGMADRSSRPHHSPNRTPVRTERRVIGVRVTRRWGPARIAYLLRLNVSTVHNVLRRYGIAKLRWLDRATGRVVRRMESAACGDLVHVDVKKLGKIPAGGGWRMLGRQAGKHNTQADKSSGRRSKYRNPVRGYHFLHTALDAHSRLAYSEMLADERKETASEFWGRANAWFIEQGIIVQKVLTDNGSCYRSHAFRKALGDDIEHRRTRPYRPQTNGKVERFHRTLADEWAYARLYTSDEQRCQEYPRWLHNYNHHRGHTALGGQPPASRVPNLSGQYN
- the rplS gene encoding 50S ribosomal protein L19, whose amino-acid sequence is MNTLDFVDQTSLRDDIPDFGPGDTVNVHVKVIEGSKERIQVFKGVVLRRQGGGVRETFTVRKESYGVGVERTFPVHSPNIDHIDVVTRGDVRRAKLYYLRELRGKKAKIKEKR